From Paenibacillus graminis, a single genomic window includes:
- a CDS encoding 4-vinyl reductase, which produces MICDLEGAILEGSLSTIMGRRVPVKEIKCNATGHEHCEYEVKL; this is translated from the coding sequence ATGATTTGCGATTTGGAAGGAGCCATTCTCGAAGGATCTCTTTCTACAATAATGGGACGAAGAGTTCCCGTAAAAGAGATCAAATGCAATGCTACCGGGCATGAGCATTGTGAGTATGAGGTTAAGCTGTAA
- the rpsQ gene encoding 30S ribosomal protein S17 translates to MSEERNARKVLIGKVVSDKMDKTIVIAVETYKKHNLYHKRIKSTKKFKAHDEENVAKIGDIVKVMETRPLSKDKRWRLVEVVEAAVII, encoded by the coding sequence ATGAGCGAAGAACGTAATGCACGTAAAGTGCTGATCGGTAAAGTAGTCAGCGACAAAATGGATAAAACCATCGTAATTGCTGTTGAAACCTATAAAAAGCATAATTTGTACCACAAACGCATCAAGTCCACGAAGAAATTCAAGGCACATGATGAAGAAAATGTTGCAAAAATCGGTGATATCGTGAAAGTCATGGAAACTCGTCCATTGTCCAAGGACAAACGCTGGAGACTGGTTGAAGTGGTAGAAGCAGCGGTTATCATCTAA
- a CDS encoding Crp/Fnr family transcriptional regulator, producing MMNCNACESLSCVRGVPVFEALSDKELFIIESIIESHHYNRGNQVFREGEESDSLFVVKSGLIKLTQSNEEGKQHVVRYLFPGDYFGQFALLHHKQNNFTAEIVESGSVCRLRRKDFLPLLEQNVSLAFSFLMSMSEQLQQAEETAGVMHMFEVETRLARLLVKLTSSNKTGTFSPTRNQVIELPSAKKEIAAMIGTTAETLSRKLHKLEAKNIIAVHKRSVEIIDMEALCRIGGY from the coding sequence ATGATGAACTGTAATGCCTGTGAGTCGTTATCCTGTGTCCGGGGAGTACCTGTATTTGAAGCCCTTTCGGACAAAGAACTGTTTATAATCGAATCTATCATTGAATCCCATCATTATAATAGAGGCAATCAGGTGTTCAGAGAGGGGGAAGAGTCCGATTCATTGTTTGTGGTTAAAAGCGGATTGATTAAATTGACCCAAAGCAATGAAGAGGGAAAGCAGCATGTGGTGAGATATCTTTTTCCGGGTGATTATTTCGGGCAGTTTGCGCTGCTGCACCATAAACAGAATAACTTTACTGCAGAAATTGTAGAGAGTGGAAGTGTGTGCCGGTTGCGGCGTAAAGATTTTCTGCCTCTTTTAGAGCAAAATGTGTCCTTGGCGTTCAGTTTCTTGATGTCCATGAGCGAGCAGCTGCAGCAGGCTGAGGAAACAGCTGGCGTCATGCATATGTTTGAGGTAGAAACGCGGCTTGCAAGACTGCTGGTGAAATTAACATCTAGCAACAAAACAGGGACATTCTCTCCAACCAGAAACCAAGTGATTGAACTTCCTTCAGCGAAAAAAGAAATCGCAGCCATGATTGGAACTACCGCCGAAACCTTAAGCCGTAAGCTGCATAAATTAGAAGCCAAAAATATTATTGCTGTGCACAAAAGAAGTGTAGAAATTATCGATATGGAAGCCCTCTGCCGGATAGGGGGTTACTGA
- the rplV gene encoding 50S ribosomal protein L22: MEAKAHARSVRISARKAKLVVDLIRGKQVGEAIAILRHTPKSASPVVEKLLNSAIANAEHNYSMDVNSLFVSEVFVNQGPTMKRFRPRAMGRASRINKRTSHITLVVSEK, encoded by the coding sequence ATGGAAGCAAAAGCACATGCAAGATCGGTGCGGATTTCCGCTCGCAAAGCGAAACTGGTTGTTGACTTGATTCGCGGCAAGCAAGTGGGGGAAGCAATTGCAATTCTTCGCCACACTCCAAAATCCGCTTCTCCGGTAGTTGAGAAACTGCTTAACTCGGCGATTGCCAATGCTGAGCACAACTATTCTATGGACGTGAACAGTTTGTTTGTTAGCGAAGTTTTCGTTAACCAGGGTCCTACTATGAAACGTTTCCGTCCGCGCGCCATGGGCCGTGCAAGCCGGATCAATAAACGTACCAGCCACATTACTTTGGTGGTATCTGAGAAATAA
- the rplE gene encoding 50S ribosomal protein L5, with the protein MAARMKERFLNEITPALMQKFNYTTVMQVPKIEKIVINMGVGDAVQNSKVLDAAVNDMQLIAGQKPVITKAKKSIAGFKLRENMPIGVKVTLRGDRMYYFLDKLLNVTLPRVRDFRGVSSKSFDGRGNYTLGLKDQLIFPEIEYDKVDKARGMDIVIVTTAKTDEESRELLAQLGMPFTK; encoded by the coding sequence ATGGCGGCAAGAATGAAAGAACGTTTTCTGAATGAAATTACACCTGCTTTGATGCAGAAGTTCAACTATACAACTGTTATGCAAGTGCCTAAGATCGAGAAGATCGTCATCAACATGGGTGTGGGTGATGCTGTTCAAAACTCCAAAGTACTTGATGCTGCAGTAAACGATATGCAACTGATCGCTGGTCAAAAGCCGGTAATCACCAAAGCAAAAAAATCCATCGCCGGTTTTAAACTGCGCGAAAATATGCCGATCGGGGTTAAAGTAACACTGCGCGGAGATCGCATGTATTACTTCCTGGACAAATTGCTTAACGTAACTCTTCCACGCGTACGTGACTTCCGTGGGGTTTCGTCTAAATCATTTGACGGTCGCGGTAACTATACACTTGGTCTTAAAGATCAATTGATTTTTCCCGAAATCGAATATGATAAAGTAGACAAAGCACGCGGTATGGACATCGTTATCGTAACAACTGCTAAGACGGATGAGGAATCCCGCGAGCTTCTGGCTCAGCTGGGAATGCCTTTCACAAAATAA
- the rplD gene encoding 50S ribosomal protein L4 has translation MPKVTLFNISGNEVGEVELSDTVFGIEPNVHVLHEAVLMQRASLRRGTHKVKGRSEVRGGGRKPWKQKGTGRARQGSIRSPQWKGGGVVFGPTPRSYSWKLPKKVRRLAIKSALSSKVIGNDIIVLDSLTMNAPKTKEFAAILNNLKVGSKALIVAPSYDDNVALSARNIPGVKFLAADGINVLDVLTYDKLIITKEAVQKVEEVFA, from the coding sequence ATGCCAAAAGTAACACTTTTTAATATCAGTGGTAACGAAGTTGGCGAAGTTGAACTGAGCGATACAGTATTCGGTATTGAACCGAATGTGCATGTCCTGCACGAAGCTGTGCTTATGCAGAGAGCTTCCCTGCGTCGTGGTACACACAAAGTAAAAGGACGTTCTGAAGTGCGTGGCGGCGGACGTAAGCCTTGGAAACAAAAGGGTACAGGTCGCGCTCGTCAAGGCTCCATCCGTTCTCCACAATGGAAAGGCGGCGGCGTTGTCTTCGGACCAACACCACGCAGCTATTCCTGGAAATTGCCTAAGAAGGTTCGCCGTTTGGCCATTAAATCCGCTCTGTCCTCGAAAGTCATCGGGAATGACATTATCGTATTGGATAGCCTGACTATGAATGCTCCGAAGACGAAAGAATTCGCGGCAATTCTGAACAATCTGAAAGTGGGCAGCAAAGCTCTGATCGTAGCTCCTAGCTATGACGACAATGTAGCTCTTTCCGCTCGTAACATCCCTGGGGTGAAATTCCTGGCGGCTGACGGCATCAATGTTCTTGACGTACTGACGTACGACAAACTGATTATCACTAAAGAAGCAGTTCAGAAGGTAGAGGAGGTGTTCGCGTAA
- the rplB gene encoding 50S ribosomal protein L2, which yields MPIKKYKPTSPARRAMSVSTFEEITTNQPEKSLLAPLSKKAGRNNQGKITVRHHGGGHKRKYRIIDFKRTKDGIPGSVATIEYDPNRTSNIALIHYADGEKRYIIAPKGLKVGDKVESGPAADIKIGNSLPLENIPVGTVIHNIELKPGKGGQLVRAAGTEAQLLGKEEKYVSVRLNSGEVRRILSVCRATIGSVGNEDHELIKIGKAGRSRWLGQRPEVRGVVMNPNDHPHGGGEGRAPIGRKSPMSPWGKPTLGYKTRKKNKASDKYIVRRRTK from the coding sequence GTGCCAATCAAAAAGTACAAACCGACCTCTCCGGCAAGACGCGCAATGTCCGTGTCTACGTTTGAAGAAATCACAACAAACCAGCCAGAGAAATCGTTGCTTGCGCCTCTGAGCAAAAAAGCAGGACGCAACAACCAAGGTAAAATTACGGTTCGTCACCATGGCGGCGGACACAAACGTAAATACCGTATCATCGATTTCAAACGGACTAAAGACGGCATACCAGGTAGCGTTGCTACAATCGAGTATGACCCGAACCGTACATCGAACATTGCTTTGATCCACTATGCTGATGGAGAGAAACGTTATATCATCGCTCCTAAAGGCCTCAAAGTTGGGGATAAAGTAGAGTCCGGCCCTGCTGCGGATATCAAAATTGGTAACAGCCTTCCCCTGGAAAACATTCCGGTAGGTACAGTTATCCACAATATCGAGTTGAAACCAGGCAAAGGCGGACAACTGGTTCGCGCTGCTGGTACAGAAGCTCAGCTGCTCGGTAAAGAAGAAAAATACGTTTCCGTTCGTCTGAACTCCGGTGAAGTACGCAGAATCCTCAGCGTATGCCGTGCAACGATCGGTTCCGTAGGTAACGAAGATCATGAATTGATCAAAATCGGTAAAGCCGGACGCAGTCGCTGGCTCGGCCAACGTCCTGAAGTACGCGGTGTTGTCATGAACCCGAACGATCACCCGCACGGTGGTGGTGAAGGCCGCGCTCCAATCGGACGGAAATCGCCTATGTCTCCTTGGGGCAAACCAACCCTCGGCTACAAAACGCGTAAGAAAAATAAGGCATCTGATAAATATATCGTTCGCCGCCGCACAAAATAA
- the rplN gene encoding 50S ribosomal protein L14, with product MIQPFTRLHVADNSGAKELMCIRVLGGTGRRTAAIGDLIVCSVKQATPGGVVKKGDVVKAVVVRTKRSVRRKDGSYIAFDENAAVVVKDDRSPRGTRIFGPVARELRDKDYMKIVSLAPEVI from the coding sequence ATGATTCAACCATTTACACGTTTGCATGTGGCTGACAACTCTGGTGCGAAGGAACTGATGTGTATCCGCGTACTGGGTGGTACTGGACGCCGTACAGCAGCAATCGGTGATCTGATCGTTTGTTCCGTTAAACAAGCAACACCAGGCGGCGTTGTCAAAAAAGGTGATGTTGTTAAAGCGGTAGTCGTACGTACCAAACGTTCCGTTCGCCGTAAAGATGGATCTTACATCGCATTCGACGAAAATGCAGCTGTTGTTGTTAAAGACGACAGAAGCCCGCGCGGAACACGTATCTTCGGACCAGTTGCTCGCGAACTTCGCGATAAAGACTACATGAAGATCGTTTCCTTGGCACCGGAAGTAATCTAA
- the rplP gene encoding 50S ribosomal protein L16, whose translation MLVPKRVKHRKQQRGHMKGMAKGGTELNFGEFGLQALEPSWITNRQIEAARIAMTRYIKRGGQVWIKIFPDKPITQKPLEVRMGSGKGNVEKWVAVVKPGKIMFELGGVSEEIAREAMRLAAHKLPVKTKFVKREELGGEANES comes from the coding sequence ATGTTGGTACCAAAACGCGTTAAACACCGCAAGCAACAACGCGGTCACATGAAGGGTATGGCAAAAGGCGGTACTGAACTCAACTTCGGTGAATTCGGTCTGCAAGCTCTGGAACCTTCTTGGATTACTAACCGTCAGATCGAAGCTGCCCGTATCGCAATGACACGTTACATCAAACGTGGCGGTCAGGTTTGGATCAAGATTTTCCCAGATAAGCCGATTACTCAGAAGCCTCTCGAGGTTCGTATGGGTAGTGGTAAAGGTAACGTTGAGAAATGGGTAGCTGTAGTTAAACCGGGCAAGATTATGTTCGAACTCGGAGGCGTGTCGGAAGAAATCGCTCGTGAAGCGATGCGTCTTGCCGCTCACAAGCTGCCTGTTAAGACTAAGTTTGTGAAACGTGAAGAATTGGGTGGTGAAGCAAATGAAAGCTAA
- the rpsJ gene encoding 30S ribosomal protein S10: protein MAKQKIRIRLKAYDHRILDQSAEKIVETAKRSGAGVSGPIPLPTEKQVITILRAVHKYKDSREQFEQRTHKRLIDIVNPTPQTVDALMRLDLPSGVDIEIKL from the coding sequence ATGGCAAAGCAAAAAATTCGTATCCGCTTGAAAGCATACGACCACAGAATTCTTGATCAATCCGCAGAGAAAATCGTTGAAACAGCAAAACGTTCGGGTGCTGGTGTATCCGGGCCGATTCCGTTGCCAACTGAGAAGCAAGTTATTACTATTCTCCGTGCGGTACACAAGTACAAGGATTCCCGTGAACAGTTTGAACAACGGACTCACAAACGTTTGATCGATATTGTGAACCCAACACCACAAACTGTGGATGCCTTGATGCGCTTGGATCTACCGTCCGGTGTAGATATCGAAATCAAATTGTAA
- the rpsC gene encoding 30S ribosomal protein S3, whose protein sequence is MGQKVNPVGLRIGIIRDWESKWYAGKDFGTLLMEDVKIREYLKGKLKDSSVSRIEIERAASRVNVTIHTAKPGMVIGKGGAEVEVLRSAVTTIAGGKKVHININEIKHPELDAILVAESIAQQLERRVSFRRALKQAIQRTMRSGAKGIKTQVGGRLGGAEIARSEGYSEGTVPLHTLRADIDYGTAEAHTTYGRIGVKVWIYRGEVLPPAKKQAAQEGGN, encoded by the coding sequence GTGGGTCAAAAGGTAAATCCAGTCGGACTCCGAATCGGTATTATTCGCGATTGGGAATCTAAATGGTATGCAGGCAAAGATTTCGGTACTCTTTTAATGGAAGACGTCAAAATCCGGGAATACCTTAAAGGTAAGTTGAAGGATTCCTCTGTTTCCCGCATCGAGATTGAAAGAGCGGCAAGCCGGGTGAATGTTACAATTCACACTGCCAAACCAGGTATGGTAATTGGTAAAGGCGGAGCTGAAGTAGAAGTACTTCGCAGCGCAGTTACAACTATCGCTGGCGGCAAAAAAGTGCACATCAACATCAATGAAATCAAACACCCTGAGTTGGATGCTATTCTGGTTGCTGAGAGCATTGCACAACAATTGGAGCGTCGCGTATCGTTCCGTCGTGCACTGAAACAAGCGATTCAAAGAACTATGCGTTCCGGCGCAAAGGGAATCAAAACTCAAGTAGGCGGACGTCTTGGCGGCGCTGAGATTGCCCGTTCAGAAGGTTATAGCGAAGGAACAGTTCCACTTCATACGCTTCGTGCCGATATCGACTACGGAACGGCTGAAGCACATACAACTTACGGCCGTATCGGTGTAAAAGTATGGATCTACCGTGGAGAAGTTCTTCCCCCAGCTAAGAAACAAGCTGCTCAGGAAGGAGGCAACTAA
- the rplC gene encoding 50S ribosomal protein L3 — protein sequence MKGILGKKLGMTQVFTPEGNVIAVSVIEAGPCVVLQKKDLNIDGYEAVQLGFSDKKESRSNKPEQGHAKKANATPKRYVREIRGVDLGSLEVGQELKADIFTEGEFVDVTGTTKGKGFQGVIKRWGQSRGPMAHGSRYHRRPGSMGSIQANRVPKGKRLPGHMGHTTVTVQKLEIIKVDVERNVLLVKGAIPGPKNSFVKVKETVKK from the coding sequence TTGAAAGGTATCTTAGGAAAAAAACTCGGTATGACTCAAGTGTTTACTCCAGAAGGTAATGTAATTGCCGTTTCGGTTATCGAAGCTGGACCTTGTGTGGTACTGCAAAAGAAAGACCTGAATATCGACGGATATGAAGCAGTGCAGTTGGGATTTTCCGATAAAAAGGAAAGCCGCTCCAACAAGCCTGAGCAGGGTCACGCCAAAAAGGCAAATGCAACACCTAAGCGCTACGTTCGTGAAATTCGCGGTGTTGACCTCGGGTCTCTCGAGGTTGGACAAGAACTGAAGGCTGATATCTTCACTGAAGGCGAATTTGTTGACGTAACTGGCACAACTAAGGGTAAAGGATTCCAAGGTGTTATCAAACGTTGGGGCCAAAGCCGCGGACCAATGGCTCACGGATCGCGTTATCACAGAAGACCGGGTTCCATGGGTTCCATTCAAGCTAACCGTGTTCCTAAGGGTAAACGCCTGCCAGGACATATGGGTCACACAACTGTAACGGTTCAAAAGCTTGAAATCATCAAAGTAGACGTAGAACGTAACGTGTTGCTGGTTAAAGGCGCGATTCCGGGCCCTAAAAACAGCTTCGTGAAAGTTAAAGAAACCGTAAAGAAATAA
- the tuf gene encoding elongation factor Tu, protein MAKAKFERNKPHVNIGTIGHVDHGKTTLTAAITTVLSKKYGGAAVAFDQIDKAPEERERGITISTAHVEYETPNRHYAHVDCPGHADYVKNMITGAAQMDGAILVVSAADGPMPQTREHILLSRQVGVPYIVVFLNKCDMVEDEELLELVEMEVRDLLNEYEFPGDDTPIIRGSAREALQNPDGDYAQKIVEMFETIDTYIPLPERDTDKPFLMPVEDVFSITGRGTVATGRVERGTVKVGEEVEIVGIHEDKKKSVVTGVEMFRKLLDSAQAGDNIGALLRGVDRNMIERGQVLAKPNSVNPHTEFTAQIYVLTKEEGGRHKPFFTGYRPQFYFRTTDVTGIINLPEGTEMVMPGDNITVTVQLISPIAIEEGTKFSIREGGRTVGAGTVASIQK, encoded by the coding sequence ATGGCAAAGGCAAAGTTTGAACGTAACAAACCACACGTTAACATCGGTACTATTGGTCACGTCGACCATGGTAAAACGACTCTGACTGCTGCAATCACTACTGTATTGTCCAAAAAATACGGTGGCGCTGCTGTAGCATTCGACCAAATCGACAAAGCTCCAGAAGAACGCGAACGTGGTATCACTATCTCCACAGCTCACGTTGAATATGAAACTCCTAACCGTCACTACGCACACGTAGACTGCCCTGGACACGCCGACTATGTTAAAAACATGATCACTGGCGCAGCGCAGATGGACGGAGCAATCCTGGTTGTATCCGCAGCTGACGGCCCTATGCCACAGACTCGCGAGCACATCCTGTTGTCCCGCCAGGTAGGCGTTCCTTACATCGTCGTATTCCTGAACAAATGCGACATGGTTGAAGACGAAGAGCTTCTGGAACTGGTTGAAATGGAAGTACGCGATCTGCTGAACGAATATGAATTCCCAGGTGACGATACTCCAATCATCCGCGGATCCGCTCGTGAAGCTCTGCAGAACCCTGATGGCGACTATGCACAGAAGATCGTTGAAATGTTCGAAACGATCGACACGTACATTCCGCTTCCAGAACGCGACACTGACAAGCCTTTCTTGATGCCTGTCGAAGACGTATTCTCCATCACTGGCCGCGGTACTGTGGCAACTGGTCGCGTAGAACGCGGAACAGTTAAAGTCGGAGAAGAAGTTGAAATCGTGGGTATTCACGAAGACAAGAAAAAATCCGTTGTTACGGGCGTTGAAATGTTCCGTAAATTGCTGGATTCCGCACAAGCTGGTGACAACATCGGAGCCCTGCTGCGTGGTGTTGACCGCAACATGATCGAACGCGGACAAGTATTGGCTAAGCCAAACTCCGTTAACCCACACACTGAGTTCACTGCACAGATCTACGTTCTGACTAAAGAAGAAGGCGGACGTCACAAACCATTCTTCACTGGTTACCGTCCACAGTTCTACTTCCGTACAACTGACGTAACTGGTATCATCAACCTGCCAGAAGGTACTGAAATGGTTATGCCTGGTGACAACATCACTGTAACCGTACAACTGATCTCCCCTATCGCTATTGAAGAAGGTACTAAATTCTCCATTCGCGAAGGCGGACGTACAGTTGGCGCCGGTACTGTAGCATCCATCCAGAAATAA
- the rpmC gene encoding 50S ribosomal protein L29 — MKANELRNLTTAEIEQKIAGFKEELFNLRFQLATGQLDNPTRIRDVRKEIARAKTVIHQRVLGIS, encoded by the coding sequence ATGAAAGCTAATGAACTTCGCAACTTAACCACTGCCGAGATTGAACAGAAGATCGCTGGTTTCAAAGAAGAACTCTTCAATCTCCGTTTTCAATTGGCAACTGGCCAACTGGATAACCCGACTCGGATTCGTGATGTGCGCAAGGAAATAGCTCGTGCTAAAACCGTTATCCATCAAAGAGTACTTGGGATCAGTTAA
- a CDS encoding cupin domain-containing protein, protein MEKKIVAEAIQYQEEHFTKRVLFQKGDSLVFVLNFMPGQQLPVHKHPGAEVYLLALKGKGSIQVNDVDYAFVEGEILHIAGDESFAYKNTSDQPASLHVVLSKTPAPMFAKEI, encoded by the coding sequence ATGGAGAAAAAAATAGTAGCAGAAGCGATTCAGTATCAGGAGGAACATTTTACGAAGAGAGTTCTTTTTCAAAAAGGCGACAGTTTGGTATTTGTACTTAACTTCATGCCCGGCCAGCAGCTGCCTGTCCACAAGCATCCTGGAGCCGAGGTATACCTCTTAGCCTTAAAAGGAAAAGGAAGCATACAAGTGAATGATGTGGATTATGCTTTTGTTGAGGGGGAGATTCTTCATATTGCTGGTGATGAATCATTCGCCTACAAAAACACCAGTGATCAGCCAGCAAGTTTACATGTTGTCTTAAGCAAAACTCCTGCTCCTATGTTTGCCAAGGAAATCTAA
- the rpsS gene encoding 30S ribosomal protein S19 gives MGRSLKKGPFIDGYLLKKVEELNAADKKVVVKTWSRRSTIFPQFIGHTFGVYDGRKHVPVYVTEDMVGHKLGEFAPTRTYKGHAGDDKKTRR, from the coding sequence ATGGGTCGCAGTTTAAAAAAGGGGCCGTTTATCGATGGCTACCTGCTGAAAAAAGTTGAGGAATTGAACGCGGCAGATAAGAAAGTCGTAGTTAAAACCTGGTCCCGTCGCTCAACTATTTTCCCTCAGTTTATCGGACATACGTTTGGTGTATATGACGGCCGCAAACACGTGCCTGTATACGTAACGGAAGATATGGTAGGGCACAAGTTGGGCGAGTTCGCGCCAACACGTACTTACAAAGGCCATGCGGGTGACGATAAGAAAACCAGAAGATAA
- the rplX gene encoding 50S ribosomal protein L24 has translation MPRVKKVLESHNNKLHVKKDDVVLVISGKDKGKKGRVIAAYPRENRVLVEGVNMVKKHQKPNQLNPQGGIIEQEASIHVSNVMHIDPKSGKVTRIGYKVLDNGKKVRVAKRSGEIID, from the coding sequence ATGCCTAGAGTGAAAAAAGTTCTGGAATCCCATAACAATAAACTGCATGTGAAAAAAGATGATGTGGTGCTTGTGATCAGCGGGAAAGACAAAGGTAAAAAAGGCCGTGTCATCGCTGCTTATCCTCGTGAAAATCGCGTCCTGGTCGAAGGCGTGAACATGGTGAAAAAACACCAAAAGCCGAACCAGTTGAATCCACAGGGTGGAATCATCGAGCAGGAAGCTTCGATTCATGTGTCTAACGTAATGCACATTGATCCGAAGAGCGGTAAGGTTACACGTATTGGTTACAAAGTGCTCGATAACGGTAAGAAGGTTCGGGTAGCTAAGAGATCCGGAGAGATTATCGACTAA
- the rplW gene encoding 50S ribosomal protein L23 gives MKDPRDIIKRPVITERTSEYMSELKYAFEVDIRANKTEIKKAVEAIFKVKVVSVNTMRVPGKLKRYGKYSGYTPEWKKAIVKLSPDSKPLEFFEAVE, from the coding sequence ATGAAAGATCCTCGTGATATTATCAAACGTCCGGTGATTACGGAACGCACATCCGAATACATGAGCGAATTGAAATACGCTTTTGAAGTGGATATCCGTGCTAACAAGACCGAAATCAAAAAAGCTGTTGAAGCTATTTTTAAAGTGAAAGTAGTTAGTGTGAACACAATGCGCGTACCTGGCAAACTGAAACGTTATGGCAAATATTCTGGTTACACTCCAGAGTGGAAAAAAGCCATTGTTAAGCTTAGCCCGGACAGCAAACCGCTCGAATTTTTTGAAGCGGTAGAATAA